The DNA region CACCCCCGGAAGGGTGCCCGTCTTCGCGCGCACGTCGAGCCCCGAGCCCACCAGCCGCCGCGCGAGGGTGCCGCCGCGCCCGTCGTGCCTCGGGTCAGCCTCGCCCGTCCCCGCCCGGGGCAGGGCCTCGGCGAGAATGTTGCGGCGCTCGCGGTAGACCTCGCCCGGCTCCTCGGCGCGTGGCTCCCCGGCCGGGTAGGGGAGATCGTGCGCCCCGCGCAGCAACTCCACCAGGGCGCGGGCGGTGAGGCGATTCCCGCGGCTCAGGCCGCTGCCGTCGGCGAGGTGCACGCCGGTCAGGTCCACCCCCAGGCGGCGAAGAAGCGAGCGTTCCCGCGCGAGCGCGCCGGGGAGGGTGCCGTCCCCGCCGGGCCGGGCCGCGAGGGTGGCGAGCAACTCCTCCGCCCGCAGGTTGTCGCTGGGCCGCAGGGTGGCGGCGAGCACGTCGCCGGGCGGGGCGCTGCGGACGCTTGCCACGCCCTGCTCGGGCCGCTGGCCCACCGGCACGAAGGGGTCGGGTGGGAGTGGACGGCCCCGCTCGTCCACCCGGGAGGGGGGCAGATAAGGGGTGAAGCCTGGGGCGTGGCCCACCGTCTCCGAGTTCACCCGCACCCCGGCGCGGCGCAGCTCGCCGATCAGGGCCGCGCCCGCCCACCGACGCGCCTGCTCCGCCGACGTGGGCGGGGCGCCGTGCCAGTCCGAGAGGCGCACGGGCGTCATGGGCACGCCCAGGGGCAGATCCCGCCAGGTCGCGGCGTCGAGTGGGTGCTCGTCCAGGCGCACCTCCCCGACCTCGCGCAGGCCCCGGGCGTAGGCCTGCCGGGCGAGCGAGCGCAGGCTGTTGGGGCCCTCCGCCACGCTCAGGGTGGGGTCGGCGCCGCCGCGCAGGGTGAGGTGGGAGACGCGGGGGCGCCCCACCTCGGCGGCGGGCACGGTGAGTTCGGTGCTCCACCACCCGCCCGCGCCGCCCCGGTCGGCAAGGACCGCCATCGCCGTCACGAGCTTGAGGGTGCTCGCGGGGATGAGGGGGAGGTCGGCCCCGCGCGCCTCCAGCTCCTCGCCCGTCGTCAGGTCGCGCACGAGCAGGCCGACGCGCACGTTCCCCGGCAGGCGGTCCAGAGCCCGCCGGACCCCCGCGCTCGGCCCCGGTTCGCGGACGAGCCGCACCACCGGGGCAAGCTCCGGCGCCCGCACCGCCGACCCGGGGGCCAGCAGCGCGAGGCAAAGGAGCAGGACTCGCCGCACGGGCGCAGGATAGCGGGCAGACTGTGGGGGCGTGACCCAGGAAGACCTCA from Deinococcus aetherius includes:
- a CDS encoding D-alanyl-D-alanine carboxypeptidase/D-alanyl-D-alanine-endopeptidase, which produces MRRVLLLCLALLAPGSAVRAPELAPVVRLVREPGPSAGVRRALDRLPGNVRVGLLVRDLTTGEELEARGADLPLIPASTLKLVTAMAVLADRGGAGGWWSTELTVPAAEVGRPRVSHLTLRGGADPTLSVAEGPNSLRSLARQAYARGLREVGEVRLDEHPLDAATWRDLPLGVPMTPVRLSDWHGAPPTSAEQARRWAGAALIGELRRAGVRVNSETVGHAPGFTPYLPPSRVDERGRPLPPDPFVPVGQRPEQGVASVRSAPPGDVLAATLRPSDNLRAEELLATLAARPGGDGTLPGALARERSLLRRLGVDLTGVHLADGSGLSRGNRLTARALVELLRGAHDLPYPAGEPRAEEPGEVYRERRNILAEALPRAGTGEADPRHDGRGGTLARRLVGSGLDVRAKTGTLPGVSALAGYVTGGSGHTLAFAVLMNGPEDAPILTLRALQDEVVRAVAAAH